Proteins from a genomic interval of Paenibacillus sp. FSL H8-0048:
- a CDS encoding metal-dependent hydrolase, giving the protein MMGKSHLVISTGVTLSAMSLLGHAITLPAVAVAVVSSLLPDIDEPNSLLVRKAVPEFLLRILQVSLIGAGIYLYFAGIAEPPWNIALALLVGSVSFLPSRRLRHLVMLLIALALFAFADAYDPWNYIAACVLVVASVVPHRGITHTLYAVAGWGALLYFVSLDMNDGGSLWIAGSLSYGLHLLADSLTQRGITPLPPIPFKLRLKLMSTGTKKGNAVEKVCVMLTLALVVYVFVLV; this is encoded by the coding sequence ATGATGGGCAAATCCCATTTAGTTATCAGCACCGGGGTTACCCTGTCCGCCATGAGCTTGCTAGGGCATGCTATTACCCTTCCGGCTGTTGCCGTCGCCGTGGTCAGCTCACTGCTGCCCGATATCGACGAGCCGAATTCCTTGCTGGTACGCAAGGCCGTGCCAGAGTTTTTGCTGCGTATTTTACAGGTGTCGCTGATCGGAGCTGGCATTTATCTTTATTTTGCCGGGATAGCGGAGCCGCCCTGGAATATCGCACTGGCGCTGCTGGTCGGCAGCGTATCCTTCCTGCCCAGCCGCAGGCTGCGGCATCTGGTGATGCTGCTGATTGCGCTGGCCTTGTTTGCTTTTGCCGATGCCTACGATCCCTGGAATTATATCGCCGCCTGTGTGCTGGTCGTAGCTTCCGTAGTTCCACACCGGGGAATCACGCATACGCTGTATGCCGTAGCCGGATGGGGCGCGCTGTTATACTTCGTCTCCCTTGACATGAATGACGGCGGCAGTCTGTGGATTGCCGGGAGCCTGTCCTACGGGCTGCATCTCCTCGCCGACTCCCTGACCCAGCGCGGGATTACCCCGCTGCCTCCGATCCCCTTCAAGCTGCGCCTGAAGCTGATGAGCACCGGCACGAAGAAGGGCAATGCGGTGGAGAAAGTATGCGTGATGCTTACGCTGGCGCTCGTTGTGTATGTGTTCGTGCTTGTATAG
- the cobD gene encoding threonine-phosphate decarboxylase CobD: MLEKYGHGGDLLTAAELYGDNSGGFLDFSANINPLGPPPGVLALLRDAVSAITAYPDPGHRRLKALLAEDLGRGTDWITVANGAAESMALLLLAVAPRRVGVVEPCFSEYRQLAEQFGAEVLSVQGTAEEDYRASVDAVSGLLEQVDLLFLGQPNNPNGVQYPLDALRQLAQQAEACGTVLAVDEAFIDFIPEADRQSLLPELGAYRHTVLVRSMTKFFAIPGLRLGFTAAHPALAAAMTGKQVTWSVNGLALLAGEACLRCGGGYGQETRALIAAERQRLREGLLELGCGVPPGEANFLLLRLPAPWSAQEMQQRLGAGGILVRSCAMYPGLEAGHIRIAVKGRGDNDRLLRQLGELVRAGM; encoded by the coding sequence ATGCTTGAAAAATATGGACATGGCGGTGATCTGTTGACCGCAGCCGAGTTATACGGGGACAACAGCGGCGGGTTCCTGGATTTCAGCGCCAATATTAATCCGCTGGGGCCGCCGCCCGGCGTGCTGGCGCTGCTGCGGGATGCGGTCTCCGCTATCACAGCGTACCCCGATCCGGGCCACCGCAGGCTGAAGGCGCTGCTGGCGGAGGACCTGGGTCGCGGGACGGATTGGATTACCGTGGCGAACGGGGCGGCAGAGTCGATGGCGCTGCTGCTCCTGGCGGTGGCGCCGCGCCGGGTGGGTGTCGTGGAGCCGTGCTTCTCCGAGTACCGCCAGCTCGCGGAGCAGTTCGGCGCGGAGGTCTTGTCTGTTCAGGGAACAGCAGAAGAGGACTACAGGGCATCTGTGGACGCCGTCTCCGGCCTGCTGGAGCAGGTCGATCTGCTGTTCCTCGGCCAGCCGAATAATCCGAACGGCGTCCAGTATCCGCTGGACGCGCTGCGGCAGCTCGCGCAGCAGGCGGAGGCCTGCGGGACGGTGCTGGCAGTAGATGAAGCGTTCATCGACTTCATCCCGGAAGCGGACCGGCAATCTCTGCTGCCGGAGCTGGGGGCTTATCGTCATACGGTGCTGGTGCGCTCGATGACGAAGTTTTTTGCCATTCCGGGGCTGCGGCTGGGCTTCACTGCCGCGCATCCGGCGCTTGCCGCGGCCATGACCGGCAAGCAGGTGACCTGGAGCGTCAACGGCCTGGCGCTGCTGGCCGGGGAAGCTTGCCTGCGCTGCGGCGGCGGCTACGGGCAGGAGACGCGCGCGCTGATCGCAGCCGAGCGGCAGCGGCTGCGGGAGGGCTTGCTTGAGCTCGGCTGCGGCGTGCCGCCGGGCGAGGCGAACTTCCTGCTGCTGCGGCTGCCTGCTCCGTGGAGCGCGCAGGAGATGCAGCAGCGGCTGGGCGCGGGCGGCATCCTCGTCCGCAGCTGCGCGATGTATCCCGGCCTTGAAGCCGGGCATATCCGCATCGCGGTCAAGGGCCGCGGAGACAATGACCGTTTGCTGCGGCAGTTGGGGGAGCTGGTCCGGGCGGGGATGTGA
- a CDS encoding lipoate--protein ligase yields MLFIDNTGITDASINLAIEEFALKNLPMDESYLLFYINSPSIIIGKHQNTIEEINQEYVKEHNIQVVRRLSGGGAVYHDLGNLNFSFITKDDGQSFHNFLKFTQPVIDYLQSMGVNAELSGRNDLQVGEQKISGNAQFSSRGRMFSHGTLMFDLNLDDVQASLNVNPEKFKSKSTKSVRSRVANIKELLGNPDMTIEQFREGLLRSIFGMEASEVPQYKLTMDDWVRINEISKEHYQNWDWNYGLSPKSNVKHTRKFPAGLVDIRMDIEDSVIREIKIYGDFFGVGDVADVENALRGKRYEEAEVRQALADLDLKHYFGRIEPEDFIGLVFLEE; encoded by the coding sequence ATGCTTTTTATCGATAACACCGGAATTACAGACGCTTCGATCAATCTGGCCATTGAGGAGTTTGCGCTCAAAAACCTCCCGATGGACGAGAGCTACCTGCTCTTCTATATCAACAGCCCGTCGATCATTATCGGTAAGCATCAGAATACGATCGAGGAGATCAACCAGGAATATGTGAAGGAGCATAACATCCAGGTCGTGCGGCGGCTGTCCGGCGGCGGTGCGGTGTATCATGATCTCGGCAACCTCAACTTCAGCTTCATTACCAAGGATGACGGCCAGTCCTTCCATAACTTCCTGAAATTCACCCAGCCGGTCATCGACTATCTGCAGTCTATGGGCGTGAACGCCGAGCTGAGCGGACGCAACGATCTACAGGTCGGGGAGCAGAAAATCTCCGGCAACGCCCAATTCTCCTCGCGTGGACGTATGTTCAGCCATGGCACCCTGATGTTCGATCTGAATCTGGATGATGTCCAGGCTTCCCTGAACGTAAATCCAGAGAAGTTCAAGTCGAAGAGTACCAAGTCTGTGCGCAGCCGGGTCGCCAATATCAAGGAGCTGCTGGGCAATCCTGACATGACCATTGAACAATTCCGCGAGGGGCTGCTGCGTTCAATCTTCGGCATGGAGGCCTCCGAGGTGCCGCAGTACAAGCTGACAATGGACGACTGGGTGCGGATCAATGAAATCTCCAAGGAGCATTACCAGAATTGGGACTGGAACTATGGTCTGTCGCCGAAGAGCAACGTGAAGCACACCCGCAAATTCCCGGCAGGGCTCGTGGACATCCGCATGGATATTGAGGATTCAGTCATCCGGGAGATCAAAATCTACGGCGACTTCTTCGGCGTCGGCGATGTGGCAGATGTGGAGAACGCGCTGCGCGGCAAGCGTTATGAGGAGGCAGAGGTCCGCCAGGCACTGGCTGATCTCGATCTGAAGCATTACTTCGGCCGCATTGAACCGGAGGACTTCATCGGACTTGTGTTTCTTGAGGAATAG
- a CDS encoding adenosylcobinamide amidohydrolase, producing the protein MDEIEVRLPFNLEGGVKAYQSKVWPGLALEWREGHLLLEFPAEADSISSAVYGGGAGRLKRAVNQYVSRDYECSNPVQDLENKLQEWGYPLEGCAGLMTAVPLEHAAVAEEDTGSAGIFCCVTAAAGNATRAGSERSVLAAYRPGTINIMLGIDGWLSQSAMVNAVMTATEAKAAALADLGITDSENGLIATGTTTDAIVLAVSGSRRYAAEHVYAGTATDLGGAIGRLVYAAVTESLRSVEAAKSVSRAQVEESEVAQGVHAEESQAAHGVDAEAPEAPRSDLPRISQSGGWE; encoded by the coding sequence ATGGATGAGATCGAGGTTCGTTTGCCTTTTAATTTGGAAGGCGGAGTGAAGGCGTACCAGAGCAAGGTATGGCCCGGGCTGGCGCTGGAATGGCGGGAGGGCCATCTGCTGCTGGAATTTCCGGCTGAAGCGGACAGTATATCAAGTGCGGTATATGGCGGAGGCGCGGGGCGTCTGAAGCGTGCGGTGAATCAATACGTCAGCCGGGACTACGAATGCAGCAATCCGGTGCAGGATCTGGAAAACAAGCTTCAGGAGTGGGGCTACCCGCTGGAAGGCTGCGCGGGCCTGATGACGGCAGTTCCGCTGGAGCACGCCGCCGTTGCTGAGGAGGATACCGGATCAGCGGGCATATTCTGCTGCGTCACAGCGGCTGCGGGCAATGCGACCCGGGCCGGGTCTGAGCGCAGTGTGCTGGCGGCCTATCGGCCGGGCACGATCAACATCATGCTTGGTATCGACGGCTGGCTGTCCCAGTCGGCCATGGTCAACGCTGTGATGACGGCTACCGAAGCGAAGGCTGCAGCACTGGCAGACCTCGGAATCACGGATTCCGAGAATGGCCTCATTGCGACCGGCACCACTACGGATGCTATCGTGCTTGCGGTGAGCGGAAGCCGCCGTTATGCTGCGGAGCATGTGTATGCCGGGACGGCGACTGACCTCGGCGGAGCCATCGGCAGACTGGTGTATGCCGCAGTGACGGAGAGCCTGCGCTCAGTGGAAGCAGCGAAATCTGTGAGCAGAGCACAGGTGGAGGAATCGGAGGTTGCACAAGGGGTACACGCGGAAGAATCACAGGCTGCGCACGGCGTTGACGCGGAAGCGCCAGAGGCACCACGATCTGATCTGCCCCGTATTTCTCAAAGCGGCGGCTGGGAATGA
- a CDS encoding Cof-type HAD-IIB family hydrolase, translating into MYKLIAIDIDDTLINDDKEVTPATQTALEQAVAAGVVVTLATGRAYASAQAIARQTGLNVPIITYQGALVKNLLDEEVLYERYVPQEAVRKLFQYCVEHNLHLQTYIDDKLYAREENQKLIDYSTLNGTQYYIEPDWEAKLVPQKTPKMLIIDDPDFLDELSPILRSLLGDSVHITKSKPHFLEIMHHEGTKGLALEFLAAHFGCELSETMAVGDSWNDHEMLEAAGLGVAMANAIPALKEIADFVTLSNNEDGVKYAIDKFILNAGQEA; encoded by the coding sequence ATGTACAAATTGATTGCCATTGATATTGACGATACCCTGATTAACGACGACAAGGAAGTGACCCCGGCCACCCAAACCGCGCTGGAGCAGGCTGTAGCCGCAGGCGTTGTAGTCACCCTCGCTACCGGACGCGCTTATGCTTCCGCCCAGGCAATTGCCCGCCAGACCGGACTGAATGTGCCGATTATTACCTACCAAGGGGCGCTGGTAAAGAACCTGCTGGATGAAGAGGTCCTATATGAGCGTTATGTGCCGCAGGAGGCGGTACGCAAGCTTTTCCAGTATTGTGTAGAGCATAATCTGCACCTGCAGACTTATATTGACGACAAGCTGTATGCCCGCGAAGAGAACCAGAAGCTGATTGACTATTCGACTCTGAACGGAACGCAGTACTATATCGAGCCAGACTGGGAAGCGAAGCTGGTTCCTCAAAAAACTCCAAAAATGCTCATTATCGACGATCCCGATTTCCTCGATGAGCTGTCCCCAATCCTGCGCAGCCTGCTCGGTGATTCCGTTCATATCACGAAGTCCAAGCCGCATTTCCTGGAGATCATGCATCATGAAGGCACCAAGGGTCTGGCCCTGGAATTCCTGGCCGCACACTTTGGCTGCGAGCTGTCCGAGACGATGGCTGTCGGCGATTCCTGGAATGATCATGAGATGCTTGAAGCTGCGGGTCTCGGTGTGGCGATGGCGAATGCCATTCCTGCACTTAAGGAAATCGCTGATTTCGTTACGCTCAGCAACAATGAGGACGGCGTGAAATACGCCATTGATAAGTTCATTCTTAACGCAGGCCAAGAAGCATAA
- a CDS encoding DMT family transporter encodes MNRSRIADLSLLLVAMMWGCTFLIVQSAVRVLPPLAFNSIRFTGAAVLLALITAVFYRQEWRKLSLRMVVHALLLGLFLFLGYGFQTVGLLYTTTSNTGFITGLSVVLVPFLSLALLKTAISRYTWLSAGLAAGGLYLLTFTGSAFSLNKGDGLILLCAVAFALQIAYTGRYAQRYPALPLASLQLGFVGLLSIAASLLVDGSGPLLHSGELLRQPEMLTAMLISIGPTSAFAFWIQTACQKYTTPSRVAVIYAMEPVFAAVTGLLFGGETLGISALLGCSCILAAMLLAELSPAPPRTQAEG; translated from the coding sequence GTGAATCGCTCCCGAATCGCCGATCTAAGTCTCCTCCTGGTGGCGATGATGTGGGGCTGTACGTTTCTGATCGTGCAGTCCGCCGTGCGGGTGCTGCCGCCGCTTGCCTTTAACAGCATCCGGTTTACAGGTGCCGCTGTGCTGCTGGCCTTGATTACCGCTGTCTTTTACCGCCAGGAATGGCGGAAGCTGAGCTTGCGCATGGTGGTGCATGCCCTGCTGCTGGGCCTCTTCCTGTTCCTCGGCTACGGCTTCCAGACCGTCGGGCTGCTGTACACCACCACCTCCAACACGGGATTTATTACCGGGCTGTCGGTGGTGCTCGTGCCGTTCCTGTCTCTGGCGCTGCTGAAGACGGCCATCTCCAGATATACCTGGCTGAGCGCCGGGCTTGCAGCAGGCGGCTTATATCTGCTGACCTTTACCGGCTCTGCCTTCTCCCTGAATAAGGGCGATGGCCTGATTCTGCTCTGCGCCGTGGCTTTTGCGCTGCAGATCGCGTATACCGGCAGATACGCACAGCGTTATCCGGCCCTGCCGCTCGCGTCGCTTCAGCTCGGCTTCGTAGGCCTGCTCAGCATCGCCGCCTCCCTGCTCGTAGACGGAAGCGGCCCGCTGCTGCACAGCGGAGAGCTGCTCCGCCAGCCGGAGATGCTCACTGCAATGCTGATCTCCATCGGGCCCACCAGTGCCTTCGCCTTCTGGATTCAGACGGCCTGCCAGAAATACACCACCCCGTCCCGGGTGGCGGTCATCTATGCCATGGAGCCGGTGTTCGCGGCCGTCACCGGCCTGCTCTTCGGCGGAGAGACGCTGGGTATATCTGCGCTGCTCGGCTGCAGCTGCATTCTGGCCGCCATGCTGCTGGCGGAGCTCAGCCCCGCACCGCCCCGGACGCAGGCGGAGGGCTGA